A DNA window from Aythya fuligula isolate bAytFul2 chromosome 4, bAytFul2.pri, whole genome shotgun sequence contains the following coding sequences:
- the PAIP2B gene encoding polyadenylate-binding protein-interacting protein 2B, protein MNGSGTAAPGPKTTEEQVGNGNGHGEKEKNPFAEYMWMENEEDFDRQVEEELQEQEFLDRCFQEMLEEEDRDWFIPSRDLPQQQLNGVADGHASEDILSKSNLNPDAKEFVPGVKY, encoded by the exons ATGAATGGCTCCGGCACCGCGGCGCCCGGCCCCAAAACCACGGAGGAGCAGGTCGGGAACGGGAACGGGCAcggggagaaggagaaaaaccCCTTCGCTGAGTACATGTGGATGGAGAACGAGGAGGACTTCGACAGGCAG gtggaggaggagctgcaggagcaggagttTTTGGACCGCTGCTTCCAGGAGATGCTGGAGGAAGAGGACCGGGACTGGTTCATCCCCTCCCGAGatctgccccagcagcagctcaacGGGGTCGCCGACGGCCACGCTTCGGAGGACATCCTG AGCAAAAGCAACCTGAACCCGGACGCCAAGGAATTCGTACCCGGGGTGAAGTACTGA